The genomic segment ggcggccacaccgcgATTGAAAGAACGGCCCCAATCATCGACTCTGGAAATGCATTTTCCGTCTCTCTGGCTTCTGTGCCCGACGCCGTGGCGGCGGTTTTCGGGCATAGCTTCATACGGGCTAGCTCCGGTCCGCACATCGGGCAAGAGGAGAGGGCCAGTCTTTGTCGCTATTTCGGGGGGATGAACGAGCCGGGGACACGAATACGTGTTCGATCGATGAATCACTCGGCGTGCACCGTTGACGTTGACGCGGAACGAGAGCGCGACACGCAAACACACAGAGTGAAAGggaaagagagcgagagagggAGATCGAGCACTCGTGACGAACGATGCAGCAGCACCAAACCGGTAGCTGAaggcgagagagagagagagagagagaggaaggaagAGGAGCAGAGCTACTAGTGGATGGTAGTAGAACGGGGGGATGGGTTAGAGGGGGTTGGATGCACCCTCTCTGGTGTATGTACGGTGGCAGCTCACCGGTTGCGGGTGTGGAGTATGCAGGTGCGGGTGTATTAAAAAGCGGGGGTGGCTGCGGTCGCGTACCAATCACCCGACGGGGATGAGGGGGTGGCTCCGTGAGCGAGAGGGGGATCGAAAGGTGGTCTGGTCCGGCTCGATGGACGGGGTAGGCACGGCAGAGAGAGGGATCATACAGAGAGACGGTTTGTTCCGAGAGAGAGAACACGCCCGTGCCACGCAACCCCCGTGAAATTTTAATCGTGTCGTCATTGGGGTAGTTTGTTACGATAACCCGACCAGCATGGACGTGTACGCTAGGGTCTTTCGACGaagggagaaaaaaaggaaaaaaaaaagaaaagaaataaaacgtcCTGAAAAGATCGAGAGAAGAGAACCCGAGTTTCTGTATTAGTCTCTTTTTACAGATGGATGGAAAAAAGGTTGAGACTGTGTCGTAGCTTTCGGGAATGTGATAGAAATCTTTGAAGGtaagatttctttttacataaaattgtcGTTTCTTATGTTAAATATTACGCGTTAAATATCGTTTAAgagattttgtaaaaaaatctGTATCACGTATCTCTATGATACTCGCGCCATTTTTATGTCTGCATATAATTTACACTTCTTATTCATTAATGGGACTTCATCATATacgtgaaataaataatgtgGAATATAGAAACCATCGCTGGGTGTCCAAATTATTTCATCATGCATACAtagcaattatttaatttaattcatttattattaacccATGTCACAGAGCCAAATTCGTCAGGAAATTCCTTTTATGAAAGAACATTCGCATATTTCCATAATCAGGTAATTCGCTCAACTTCAATGTTATTGGAAATTTCTATAGACTCGTCCCCAACTATACTACTTGATTttcagataaaaaaaaattcaaaatgtttgataaaataatccGATCATAAGATGTATACAATGCATAAACACgaagataaaaatacgaaCTATAACCAAGGAATAGGAAGGCGAGACACAAATATaccttaaatatataataccttatcaattagtaaaatttcatatacatgtatatgtacgtaggattctaacataaataggTCGTGTTTTTATGTGCGTTGCAACATAAGCAATAAAACACGAAGAATCTATACTAAAACTCAAAGTTAAAAAGCTAGATGGTCCTAATTCGATGGCCAATTGACTATTGAAAACTAAGTAACTCTAGTGACTTTTCACCGTTCCATTTCGAGTCTCCGTGCTATTTTTACAGGGCTCGTTGCGGATATTTACCTGTGTCGTAATTAGCAACGTGGACGAGCGACGTTTTCATCGTTTGGGAACGCGTCGCTGCACCAACGCCGCTCACGGTTGAATACATCGTTTGAAAGATTCATGGCAATGCGGTGTGCCGGGCATTATTGCTCATTTGATCGGGCGGCGCATCCGAAAATaatgtagaaaattgttttgcgGTCTTTTTATCTCGATTTCAACCACGTGACACGgacacagagagagagagagagagacaaggGTTGGAAGCGAAGGGCGTGTTGGTGAATGTTGAGGCTATgtgcagagagagagagacagagacagagaaaggaagagagagagagggtgaGAGAGAGGAAGGGGTCGCTTTGTGTGTCCCATCAATCACGCGGACCTTTTCACCGAGCGGATATCGGGCCTGGCCGTTTTTGCGTGCGGTGCATCCCGCTCGATTGCAATCGTGGCGAATTATTGAATCTGCTGCATATCTCGTCCGTCCGGATTAGGTTGGGTTAGTTGGCGCGCGTCCGCGACTTCGCCGATTTTGCCCCCGCGAATCGGCCAATTCTCACCCTTCCACTGGAAAGGATATCGATCCGCGAAATGTGACGGGTGTTTGCGAAATTTTCCTGTCCTAATCAAAAATCTTCCAATAAATCGATAGAGTTTCCAAACGACCCGGTTCGTTTTCCTTTCCTCGAGTTTTCGAAgagttggaatttttaaaatttcctcTTTAATGGAACTAACGAATTTTCTCTATCCCAAAATCTCGTGAAAGTAAAGACATTTGTTAAAACTTACTAGGAACCAATTATCCTTTCCCCTTCTCTTTGTGTTTCCGAGGAATTCGAGATTTTTTAAAACTCTGGAAGTTTCCTTCGTAGTACTGTGTAAGAAATGTTAACAGaaactaatttttataaaacactGTGTCCTACGAATGGTAATTGTCAGAGACGTTTTAAAAGTAATCtccaaaaaataaatagatttcCTATGTTCCAAACCTTCGCCgaaacaagaaaatatttaagatgTTAATAAATACGAACTGTTATGGAACGTTGTTCCTTGCTAGCAAAACAgttctataataataaaaatcacgaTCTTAAATCTAAAAAATGTATCTTGTAAAATCAACGagttattacgtaaaatatcagAGCTTAACAGATAAAAGCAGTACTTACTATGTGAAGACCAGGCCAGGCTGGTGTCGAAGAGAATGCTGCGTAAGAAGATGGTCATTCATGGAACGGATGATATTACTTTATTTGATGATGTACTTAAACAGTGAAAGAAACTCATCGTCGAGGCCAGTCACATCGACtcatatcttcgttacgtacacttTCTGACGGTCGATTAATGTCTCTCATAAAAGGAGgcgaagaaacaaaaaggagATGGGGTAGCCTAGAGACACGTGACTCTGGCCTGGACTCTTTAAGTCAGTGATATTTACAACGTCACGGGTTCACAGTTACCGCGACGAGAAAGAATCGAACGATATCCATCACACACAGACCTTGATAATAACTTAACTCGTCGGAGTTGACGTTCCGCGAGATTCTATCAACCTTGTGTCCATTGAAACGCAAATCAGGACTGATGTGATAAAGATCGTTCGAAAAAATCGATTAATCTCACTCGAAATGACAATGGGTAGCGTTTCACACGTACGCGAAATAGTAACCTAAATAATAATTGGACGCCgcttatatatttacatactaTACGAACGTAAACCCTGGTTAGTCCTCGAGTCCATGATAATTCCTGGTTCCAGGACCAGGCTCTGAGCTTTCCACGAACTTTGTTTAGGCTCATCTACATCGATACAAATCTCTCTTGTAATCACCTGGCCGTACGACTGTCTAATATTAAAACAGACCCTAAATTAATCGAGGCAGATCTGGTTGAAATTTACAACAAGACCATCACgtaaaatttcgatatttatctATCGAATGCAGAATATCCTCGTTTAATACGGTCTCCAGACTTGTCTAGGCTTAGGGCTTCTCTCTCTTCTGCTTCGTACGCCTTCCCTCTCCACGTCGGTAtcgtcttctttcttcctgGTGGTAAGATCTTGTCCTACGTTCTCTTTATCCTGTCCTTTTTTTGTACTGAGATCCACAGTGCCTTCCAGACGAATCTTCAGATCTCTGCGAGGGATCTCATCGTTAGTGATCTCTTGATCGTTCGAATTTTCTATACTAGGTCTTAGATGAACAGAGGCATCTTGAAATGTGACATCAGTAGTGTCTTCCAGGTCGCTTCTAATGGGAGAGATCCTTGGAGAATCCTGTTCCGGAAGAGACTCGTCGCTCCTCACGCGATCTCTGTTCGCATCATTCTCGTTCCTATCGTCCACTTCTATGCTTCCGTCAGGACTGTCCAGACCTGATCTACGAAGAACATCTTGATCGTCGTCTCGACGTTTTTCTTCCTTCAACGCGGATTCTGGACTGCTACTGCTGCTACGAAGTTTTCTCATTTCTTCCACTCGCGCCTGGTCAGGTCGCTGGAGCCGTTGCTGGGCCATTCTTAACGCTAGAGCATGCCATTCCGGCTCTAAGACGTACTGTTGCGTGTGGTAGAGTGGATTGTAGAGCCAAGAGGATTGTGGCAGCAACGGGGCGAATATCGATCCGAAGATGGACCCTGTGGCCCCCAGAAGATGAAGACCTATCATTAAAGTGATTATATCAGTTCTATGAATTCTTCatgttttgttaatttattgaGATAAATTAGAGAGATCGAAGTTTAAGATAAGAGGTGAGATTTGAGCTTTGTAGGTATATTTTAATAGGCAATTGTAATCCTCGATTTGCGTAAAACAGATCAAATTGCTAATTTTCGGCATGTTGCTCTTTTCGTACTTTTATAATGGAAGGCTTGTTGTTAAATCCGAActctttattatataattatacaagtGACATATTTTTGGACGTTCGAGTTTCGATCGTATCTTTAATATCACGTTACGCTTTAAGGCAGACCTTTTTAGGTGTACCTTGAAGAAGTAATTTGGAATGTTCACCAAACTGAACTTCTTCGTGTCTGCCCTGAGGAAGCGAACTGAAGCATCCAAAAATACGGTCAAAGCCCGAAGAACCACCAATGTGCCATCATCGTGATCGTCTAATCATCGTGAAAGTTTAAAACCTAAAACTATatgactttttatttattccctGTTTATCAGCGATCTAACCGCACCATGCAAACTgaaggttaaaaaaataattgtcgttaattttataatgttaatttaaaGATTTGGTAGAAGTGAATCGATACCTTGAAAATGTGAATGATGTCCAGAGGGACTAGGCGTAGTAGTGGTGGTGGTAGGTTCCGCCGGAGGCGTTGGTGCCGCAACAGTAGCCGTCGTGAGTAATCCAGGTCCAGGATTACCAGGTGACGTGGTCGGGGTCACCTCCCTGACGGACACGCTGATTGGACCCAAATCATTCCTGGACGGTTCTTTAAGAAACCCATTGACCAATCAGTTTTCATCTCTTTGCCAAACATCTATAAATCATCTGACACTATTACCAAGGTCTGATATACTTTTTACAGATCGTACAAACAAGATCATTGGAAGgaataatttgattaaatcTAATTCTTTCTATCATTTGAGCGTAATTATGCTTTTTGCAGCATGCCATTGCCTTTTAAGTAGActacggatgtttatgcaaatttataaatttatcatctTATACAAGGATTTATACGAGCTGTTCAAAAAAAGTCAAATAATTGATATAatcgatattaatataaactattacgaATAATCATACGAAATGTATAATGAGTAATCTCATCATCGATATAGTTTACCAAAATCATTGAAATCTTGAAAAGTCTTTAAAAATACCCTTTAGAATACTACGAATTGATCATTTAAATCGCTCTGCTAATTTCGATGTTAAAACAATTAGAAGGACACACAGGCAAAGATAGTTGGTATAAAAATCAGAATCACACAGAGGAAACTGTCTTCTAATTATTTCGCGcagtatatttttgtacattgcGCGTTGtcgcgtaatattataaatattctataaatatataaagatgCGCTTTATACTTTCTCATATTATGTGCATCGCTGCAGCTTGCAACAATCCACAAACACATAAAGATCCGCAGTTTATTTATAAGACGATAAAGTTAAAAACGGCTTACCAGAGTTAGGTCCAGGAAGTCTAGGAGATCTTTGCTCGATGCTGTGGTGGAAGGGATTGAAGGCCGACGCACCAGCTGCCGGAGGATGTGTATGCGAATGGTGACCGGGAGGCGGCGGAAGACAGTGCGGCGGAAgagagccccgaggtaatccACCCCACCCTTGGCTGGCTCCTTGCTCCAGACCCAGGTGTTGCAAGCCTGTGCAATCCAAGAGATCTAAAATAATGTCTGTCAGTCGCTTGGCTTTTTGGCCAGCGCCTTGGCCACCGTTTCTTCGATCGATAAAGGCCAAAGTCCTTCTCAAAACGAGAAAaagctgttttcttttttttgtaaattattcttcgattttgtcATTTTCCAGACGTATTTGGTTGTGTAATAAATTCATTCATATTTCTTTAGATGAACCTAAGGAAACGTAtctatgtattattttgttctattatcCTCTGCAAGTAGATTAAGCGAGTTACAAACTGCGCGCATTTTATCTCGCAAAGATTTTGTCCTTTTACGAACAGAATTCAATATACGTATTTTggtattctttaaattattcgacGATTATTCACGAACAAAATTTCTGCAAATATTAGGACAATTGATGTTCCGATATTTAGAGTACAGTAAATATTCCATTGTTATAATTTGGAACATTGTAAACGTGCACTGTGTACCACGAAGGAGATCCAACGACATGTATACTAAAAAACAATTCTTTTACTAAACACTCATAACGTTCGTCTTTCTCTCATTATACTTATTAAATGATACAATTGTGCACATTACATATGTTCATATTATCATATGTTCGTAAGCCGCGGCTAAAAATATAGATTAGGAAGTGAACGAATTTATTACGCAACGTAATTACTAtgttatacttttattttcaaacgatatcaattaaagatttttatattttcaaagagtCAATTTCGTAtccaataaaaaattgaacgcCACGTTTAAAAGGAATCAATCTTGGCCCAGGATGAATATAGAACGTGAGGAACGACCGCAATAAATAGCAACGAGACTGAAAAAGAAACGCACTCTGGAGGAGATGtggaaatgttatataatgtCAGGTGGATAAACGATCGCCGGATGACAGATAGAGGTACAGAAACGCTTCTCTTTGACGTAGCGAACGTTTGACGTGGATGGACAGTTAAATTTATCCAACAGAGAATAGAGAAACGATCGATcacctttcttttttatttcaattctaGCCGATACCGGGCGACCATGGGAATCGTTCACATATGCAGCTATACAATTAAATTCAGGACATCACAAAGCTTAACCTATTCCAACGCAATTACCCTTCCCCCCAAACTTCCATTTCCTTCTTCTTAAACAGACGGAAaccaaaataagaaaaaaagaagaaattaatccTAATTAAATCTATTACATCGTATCATCGAAAAACTCATCCCCcagagaatataaaaatagataaatattcgATCTTGGAACTAACACGataaaaacgaggaaaagtGGAAGCGTTAACAGAAACGATCGAGTAAAGAAGTTAGGAAACCGCGGCGGAACGAGTTGTAGCTCGCGAGCAGGGGTGGCGGACGTTTGGGGGTGGAAAGGAGTAAAAGTGAAGCCCGTAGTCATCGGTATGGTATCGGTTTTTCGAAACACCTTGATCAATAGCAGATTATACCGTCATCTGTGCGGGGCAGTTTAAAAATTCCGTGAAAGCTCCGAAGCCACCGGCTTCAGGGGTAGGGATCACAACGGGGGTGACAAGTAGGGGAAGTCTGTTAAAGAGTGGGGAGGGTTGTCTGGTCACTGGAACGTGGGCGTGGCGTACATAGCTCGCGACCATTGCTATTGGCTGGCATTGAATCCCCTCCAACAGTTGTATGCTTGGTAGAAGGGATGGAAAAAGCTCGGTAGGGGTTGAAGGGGTGATTTTTAAGCTCTCTTTAAGCCGAGCTTGCCAGAGAGGACACCACTATCTCGCGTTCTACCACATCGTCGTGGAACTACGAGCAACCCAGCTGGAAACTCacagaggaaaagagagacagagagacagagagagggGGTGGAAGGTTGTAGGATGCAGCTACTTTATGAGGGGATTAAGAAAACGATAAGAGGCGCGCGAAAGCTACGCTGTGAGCGAGCTTAAGGAGGCCAAGGGTTTCCTGTACCTGATGCGCCGTAAGTGACGACTTTGCTTGCCTATTCTCTGAAAATCCACCCTCGAGTCTTCGCACAggaattcatatttattttaaacgaagATATCCTTAAATCTTCGAACGTATTAATAGAAACTTTCATAGCATTTCATATTTCTGTATGCGAAAAGGTTCCAAAATCGTATACTTGAGTTACTTGAATTTGTAAACTTTTATActtgaaattttccaaatcttTATATTCCTTATATTTTCCTATTCTTCTGTGTTCGAGACTCcgcaaaatttttttttttttttttatttttttttatatatttgagaCTTCGCAAAATTTCATACTAGAAAGTTCCCAAATTTTTGGAAGATTTCGTATTTGAAAATTCGCAAAATCGTCTCATCCCTTAGAATTAAGGGAATTTCGGGTCTCCTAATCGCTGATAGAACGGAACAGGAGAGTTTCGGTATTTGACAGCGGCGCGTATCTGTTTCAACCAGCTCGTAACATACTTTCAATTTAATAAACCCCCAAAACGGCTGGCACCCTTTTCGGAGGGGGAGAGAGTTCGCGTGCCAGGTTGGAGGGTGGCGGGCGATAATTCCGAAAACAAATGAAGACTAATGAGGGGAGAAGCCAGGCGAGAGCCTCTGAAAGAGTCGGAGGGAAAGAGACACAACCACGCCAGAGAGCTGAAAGGGTTCAAGGAGCTGCTACCCTTTAAGGGGTGAGAAATGTTAAGCTTAAACGTTACGGCCCTAGGGTTAGTTGCCTTTATGTGTACCTTCCACCGGGGTACAGAAGCTTTAAGGGATGATGTATTATCGAGCAGCATGTTCAAAATGTGCTCCGCTGTTTTAACCACCCCACACGTCGGGTTACGCGTTCGTGTTATTTCTCGATACTTGTCGTGTTTGAAACTTGGCCAGAGAAGCTTGCGGTTGACTAATTTTTAGAGTTATAATATCGTCtaatgattttaataaaagatgtAATTGAAAACATTGCGATAACCTTTGCAAAAAGTAGTTTATATTGGCATCTAGTAGTATAAGTCAATGATATGGCAGGCAATCGTTGAAAGTAATGATTAGAGATAATTAGTTGgaataa from the Bombus fervidus isolate BK054 chromosome 12, iyBomFerv1, whole genome shotgun sequence genome contains:
- the LOC139993222 gene encoding uncharacterized protein, with the protein product MTNPLRDARPEDRPLGLDYPDPRLVRNGHQDHQGNSTHQIGGGRIRRTRTSSSRRRMHLANEVPPQGSTGGNNIPDYALTADLLAERTLDGLFAEHPGELVRTGSPHVVCTVLPQHWRSNKTLPVAFKVVALGEVGDGTLVTVRAGNDENCCAELRNSTAVMKNQVAKFNDLRFVGRSGRGKSFTLTIMLQTSPPQIATLSKAIKVTVDGPREPRSKTRHQAFHPFHFGPRPFPFGHPQDPLGFKLSGLQHLGLEQGASQGWGGLPRGSLPPHCLPPPPGHHSHTHPPAAGASAFNPFHHSIEQRSPRLPGPNSEPSRNDLGPISVSVREVTPTTSPGNPGPGLLTTATVAAPTPPAEPTTTTTTPSPSGHHSHFQGLHLLGATGSIFGSIFAPLLPQSSWLYNPLYHTQQYVLEPEWHALALRMAQQRLQRPDQARVEEMRKLRSSSSSPESALKEEKRRDDDQDVLRRSGLDSPDGSIEVDDRNENDANRDRVRSDESLPEQDSPRISPIRSDLEDTTDVTFQDASVHLRPSIENSNDQEITNDEIPRRDLKIRLEGTVDLSTKKGQDKENVGQDLTTRKKEDDTDVEREGVRSRRERSPKPRQVWRPY